A single region of the Roseivivax sp. THAF197b genome encodes:
- the rplN gene encoding 50S ribosomal protein L14, with protein sequence MIQMQTNLDVADNSGARRVQCIKVLGGSKRKYASVGDIIVVSVKEAIPRGRVKKGDVRKAVVVRTAKEVRREDGTAIRFDRNAAVILNNAGEPVGTRIFGPVVRELRAKNFMKIISLAPEVL encoded by the coding sequence ATGATCCAGATGCAGACCAATCTGGATGTCGCTGACAACTCCGGCGCACGCCGAGTTCAGTGCATCAAGGTCCTGGGTGGTTCCAAGCGTAAATACGCCTCCGTCGGCGACATCATTGTCGTCTCGGTGAAGGAAGCCATCCCGCGCGGCCGCGTGAAGAAAGGGGACGTCCGCAAGGCCGTCGTCGTGCGCACCGCCAAGGAAGTTCGTCGCGAAGATGGCACCGCCATCCGCTTCGACCGCAACGCCGCCGTCATCCTGAACAACGCGGGCGAGCCTGTCGGCACCCGTATCTTCGGGCCCGTCGTGCGCGAGCTGCGGGCGAAGAACTTCATGAAGATCATCTCGCTTGCTCCGGAGGTGCTGTAA
- the rpmC gene encoding 50S ribosomal protein L29, with protein MNASDLRDKTPDELRDQLVQLKKEAFNLRFQQATGQMENTARMKIVRRDAARVKTVLNEKAAAAASAE; from the coding sequence ATGAACGCCAGCGACCTCCGTGACAAGACCCCGGACGAACTCCGGGACCAGCTTGTCCAGCTCAAGAAAGAGGCTTTCAACCTGCGCTTCCAGCAGGCGACCGGCCAGATGGAAAACACCGCGCGCATGAAGATCGTGCGTCGCGATGCCGCACGGGTCAAGACCGTGCTCAACGAGAAGGCCGCCGCTGCGGCCTCCGCAGAATAA
- the rpsM gene encoding 30S ribosomal protein S13, producing MARIAGVNIPTNKRVPIALTYIHGIGDTSAKEICAAVNIDETRRVNELSDAEVVAMREHIDANYTVEGDLRRERQINVKRLMDLGCYRGLRHRRNLPVRGQRTHTNARTRKGPAKAIAGKKK from the coding sequence TTGGCACGTATTGCCGGCGTCAACATCCCGACCAACAAGCGAGTGCCGATCGCACTCACCTACATCCACGGTATCGGCGACACTTCCGCAAAGGAAATCTGCGCCGCTGTCAACATCGACGAGACCCGTCGCGTCAACGAGCTGAGCGATGCCGAAGTCGTCGCCATGCGCGAGCATATCGACGCGAACTACACCGTCGAAGGCGACCTGCGCCGTGAGCGTCAGATCAACGTAAAGCGCCTGATGGACCTCGGCTGCTACCGTGGCCTGCGTCATCGTCGCAACCTCCCCGTTCGCGGTCAGCGGACCCACACCAATGCGCGCACGCGCAAAGGTCCGGCGAAAGCCATCGCCGGCAAAAAGAAGTAA
- the rplP gene encoding 50S ribosomal protein L16, producing MLQPKRTKYRKQQKGRIKGVAKGGSDLNFGTYGLKSIEPERVTARQIEAARRAMTRHMKRQGRVWIRIFPDTPVTSKPTEVRMGKGKGSVDFWACKVKPGRVMFEIDGVAEDIAREALRLASMKLPVKTRVVVREDW from the coding sequence ATGCTTCAACCGAAGAGAACGAAGTACCGCAAGCAGCAGAAGGGCCGGATCAAGGGCGTCGCCAAGGGCGGCTCTGATCTCAACTTCGGCACCTACGGTCTGAAATCGATCGAGCCTGAGCGCGTCACCGCGCGCCAGATCGAGGCTGCCCGCCGGGCCATGACGCGTCACATGAAGCGTCAGGGCCGGGTCTGGATCCGGATCTTCCCGGATACCCCGGTGACCTCGAAGCCCACCGAAGTGCGGATGGGTAAAGGTAAGGGCTCCGTCGATTTCTGGGCCTGCAAGGTCAAGCCGGGCCGCGTCATGTTCGAGATCGACGGCGTCGCCGAAGATATCGCGCGCGAAGCGCTGCGCCTTGCGTCGATGAAGCTGCCGGTCAAGACCCGCGTCGTGGTGCGCGAGGACTGGTAA
- the secY gene encoding preprotein translocase subunit SecY, translating into MASAVEQMAANTSWSALASATDLRKRIFYALMLLCIFRLGTFIPVPGIDGQALREFMEGAQSGIGGILTMFTGGALGRMGIFALGIMPYISASIIVQLLASMVPALEQIKKEGEQGRKKINQYTRYGTVVLATFQAYGLAVSLEAGDLVTNPGLYFQASTVITLVGGTMFLMWLGEQITARGIGNGISLIIFVGIIAEVPAALAQFFASGRSGAISPAVIIGVIVMVIAVITFVVFMERALRKITIQYPRRQVGMKMTEAQNSHLPVKVNPAGVIPAIFASSLLLLPVTISTFSGSETGPIMSTILAYFGPGQPLYLLFFAAMIVFFAYFYTFNVSFKPDDVADNLKNQNGFVPGIRPGKRTAEYLEYVVNRVLVLGAAYLTFVCLLPEIIRSQFAIPFYFGGTSVLIVVSVTMDTIQQVQSHLLAHQYEGLIQKSQLRGKGKGRKNRGPQRR; encoded by the coding sequence ATGGCATCTGCTGTCGAACAAATGGCTGCGAATACGAGCTGGTCCGCGCTCGCATCCGCCACCGATCTTCGCAAACGCATCTTCTACGCGCTGATGCTGCTCTGCATCTTTCGGCTCGGGACCTTCATCCCGGTTCCGGGGATCGACGGGCAGGCGCTGCGCGAATTCATGGAGGGCGCGCAATCCGGCATCGGCGGCATCCTGACCATGTTCACCGGTGGTGCGCTCGGACGGATGGGGATCTTCGCCCTCGGCATCATGCCCTATATCTCGGCCTCGATCATCGTGCAGCTTCTGGCCTCGATGGTGCCCGCGCTTGAGCAGATCAAGAAAGAGGGCGAGCAGGGCCGCAAGAAGATCAATCAATATACCCGCTACGGCACGGTCGTTCTGGCCACGTTCCAGGCTTACGGCCTGGCCGTGTCGCTCGAGGCGGGCGATCTGGTGACCAATCCGGGCCTTTATTTCCAGGCCTCCACGGTCATCACGCTGGTGGGCGGCACCATGTTCCTGATGTGGCTCGGTGAGCAGATCACCGCGCGCGGCATCGGCAACGGCATCTCGCTCATCATCTTCGTGGGCATCATCGCCGAGGTTCCGGCAGCGCTTGCGCAGTTCTTTGCCTCGGGCCGTTCGGGTGCGATCAGCCCCGCCGTCATCATCGGCGTGATCGTCATGGTCATCGCGGTCATCACCTTCGTGGTGTTCATGGAGCGCGCGCTCCGCAAGATCACGATCCAGTATCCGCGCCGCCAGGTCGGCATGAAGATGACCGAAGCGCAGAACAGCCACCTGCCGGTGAAGGTGAACCCCGCGGGCGTGATCCCGGCGATCTTCGCCTCCTCGCTGCTGCTGCTGCCGGTCACGATCTCGACCTTCTCGGGCAGCGAGACCGGGCCGATCATGTCGACGATCCTGGCCTATTTCGGACCGGGTCAGCCGCTCTACCTGCTGTTCTTCGCAGCGATGATCGTCTTCTTCGCGTATTTCTACACGTTCAACGTGTCGTTCAAACCCGATGACGTGGCCGACAACCTGAAGAACCAGAACGGCTTCGTGCCGGGCATCCGTCCGGGCAAGCGGACCGCGGAATACCTCGAATACGTGGTGAACCGGGTGCTGGTGCTGGGTGCGGCTTACCTCACATTCGTCTGCCTCCTGCCGGAGATCATCCGCAGCCAGTTCGCGATCCCGTTCTATTTCGGCGGCACGTCCGTGCTGATCGTCGTGAGCGTCACGATGGACACGATCCAGCAAGTGCAAAGCCACCTGCTTGCCCATCAATACGAAGGTCTCATCCAGAAATCGCAGCTGCGTGGTAAGGGTAAGGGCCGCAAGAACAGGGGGCCGCAGCGCCGATGA
- the rplV gene encoding 50S ribosomal protein L22 codes for MGKDKNPRRVADNEAMAKLRMLRTSPQKLNLVAAMIRGKKVEKALTDLTFSNKRVAIDVRKCLQSAIANAENNHGLDVDELVVAEAWVGKNLVMKRGRPRARGRFGRIMKPFSEITIKVRQIEEQV; via the coding sequence ATGGGCAAGGATAAGAATCCCCGCCGCGTGGCGGACAATGAGGCGATGGCCAAGCTGCGCATGCTGCGCACCAGCCCGCAGAAGCTGAACCTCGTCGCTGCCATGATCCGCGGCAAGAAGGTCGAGAAGGCGCTGACCGATCTGACCTTCTCGAACAAGCGCGTCGCCATTGACGTGCGCAAATGCCTGCAATCGGCGATCGCCAATGCCGAGAACAACCACGGTCTCGATGTCGACGAACTCGTCGTCGCAGAAGCCTGGGTCGGCAAGAACCTCGTGATGAAGCGCGGGCGTCCCCGTGCCCGTGGTCGCTTCGGCCGCATCATGAAGCCGTTCTCGGAAATCACCATCAAGGTGCGTCAGATCGAGGAGCAAGTCTAA
- the rpsH gene encoding 30S ribosomal protein S8: MNDPIGDMLTRIRNAQMRGKSTVSTPASKLRAWVLDVLSDEGYIRGYETGTDANGHGTLEISLKYYEGTPVIRELQRVSKPGRRVYMGVSDIPQVRQGLGVSIVSTPKGVMSDANARAANVGGEVLCTVF; this comes from the coding sequence ATGAACGATCCTATCGGCGATATGCTGACCCGCATCCGCAATGCGCAGATGCGTGGCAAGTCCACCGTCTCGACGCCTGCCTCCAAGCTGCGCGCCTGGGTCCTCGATGTCCTTTCGGACGAGGGCTATATCCGCGGCTACGAGACCGGCACCGATGCCAATGGCCACGGTACGCTCGAGATCAGCCTCAAGTACTACGAAGGCACGCCCGTCATCCGCGAATTGCAGCGGGTCTCGAAGCCGGGCCGTCGCGTGTACATGGGCGTCTCGGACATCCCGCAGGTCCGTCAGGGCCTCGGCGTTTCCATCGTCTCCACCCCCAAGGGTGTGATGTCGGATGCAAATGCACGCGCAGCCAATGTCGGCGGCGAAGTGCTTTGCACCGTATTCTAA
- the rpsC gene encoding 30S ribosomal protein S3 gives MGNKTNPIGMRLQVNRTWDSRWYADTKDYGDLLLEDIAMREFIHEECKQAGVARIIIERPHKKCRVTIHAARPGVIIGKKGADIEVLRKKLAGMTDSELHLNIVEVRKPELDARLVGENIAQQLERRVSFRRAMKRAVQNAMRMGALGIKVNVAGRLGGAEIARTEHYHEGSVPLHTLRADIDHAIVEAQTPYGIIGIKVWIFKGEIMEHDPQARDRKAQELQDGPAPRGPRR, from the coding sequence ATGGGTAACAAGACCAATCCGATCGGCATGCGCCTCCAGGTCAACCGCACCTGGGATAGCCGCTGGTACGCCGATACCAAGGACTATGGTGATCTCCTCCTGGAAGACATCGCAATGCGCGAGTTCATCCACGAAGAGTGCAAGCAGGCCGGCGTCGCCCGCATCATCATCGAGCGTCCGCACAAGAAGTGCCGTGTCACGATCCATGCCGCCCGTCCGGGTGTCATCATCGGCAAGAAGGGCGCGGATATCGAGGTGCTGCGCAAGAAGCTCGCGGGCATGACCGACAGCGAGTTGCACCTCAACATCGTGGAAGTGCGCAAGCCCGAGCTTGATGCGCGTCTCGTGGGCGAGAACATCGCTCAGCAGCTCGAGCGTCGTGTCTCGTTCCGTCGTGCCATGAAGCGCGCGGTGCAGAACGCGATGCGCATGGGCGCACTCGGCATCAAGGTGAACGTCGCGGGCCGCCTCGGCGGCGCCGAGATCGCCCGGACCGAGCATTACCACGAGGGCTCCGTTCCGCTGCACACCCTGCGCGCGGATATCGACCACGCCATCGTCGAGGCGCAAACGCCTTACGGCATCATCGGGATCAAGGTCTGGATCTTCAAAGGCGAGATCATGGAGCACGATCCCCAGGCACGTGACCGCAAGGCGCAGGAGCTGCAAGACGGCCCCGCACCCCGCGGCCCGCGTCGCTGA
- the rpsE gene encoding 30S ribosomal protein S5, producing MAERDNRRGNRRDRDETPEFADRLVAINRVSKTVKGGKRFGFAALVVVGDQKGRVGFGKGKAKEVPEAIRKATEQAKRNMMRVPLREGRTLHHDIEGRHGAGKVVMRTAPQGTGIIAGGPMRAVFEMLGVQDVVAKSNGSQNPYNMIRATLEGLTRLSSPRQVAQRRGKKVADILPKRDEAPAESSQVAEEA from the coding sequence ATGGCAGAACGTGACAACCGCCGGGGCAACCGTCGCGACCGCGACGAGACACCGGAATTCGCAGATCGCCTGGTTGCGATCAACCGCGTCTCCAAGACCGTGAAGGGCGGCAAGCGCTTCGGCTTTGCGGCACTCGTGGTCGTGGGCGACCAGAAGGGCCGCGTGGGCTTCGGCAAGGGTAAGGCCAAGGAGGTCCCCGAGGCCATCCGCAAGGCCACCGAGCAGGCCAAGCGCAACATGATGCGCGTGCCGCTGCGCGAAGGCCGCACCCTGCACCACGACATCGAGGGCCGTCACGGCGCCGGTAAAGTCGTGATGCGGACCGCACCGCAGGGTACCGGCATCATCGCCGGTGGTCCGATGCGTGCCGTCTTCGAAATGCTGGGTGTTCAGGACGTCGTCGCCAAGTCGAACGGCTCGCAGAACCCCTACAACATGATCCGTGCCACGCTCGAAGGTCTGACCCGGCTGTCCAGCCCCCGTCAGGTCGCACAGCGTCGCGGCAAGAAAGTGGCTGACATCCTGCCCAAGCGCGACGAAGCGCCGGCCGAGTCCAGCCAAGTGGCTGAGGAGGCCTGA
- a CDS encoding adenylate kinase → MNIILLGPPGAGKGTQARHLVEARGMTQLSTGDMLREAKDSGTEMGKIVADVMAKGQLVTDEIVIGLIREKLEGEKTEGFIFDGFPRTLAQADALADLLKEQGESLDAVIEMRVDDSALVQRITARSTCGNCGEVYNDVTKPIPEDGVCTSCGQKAEFKRRADDNEDSLKQRLLEYYKKTSPLIGYYYAKEQLSVVDGLGEIDEVRAAIAGVLDA, encoded by the coding sequence ATGAACATCATTCTTCTAGGACCGCCGGGCGCCGGCAAAGGCACGCAGGCCCGTCACCTGGTCGAAGCGCGGGGCATGACCCAGCTGTCGACCGGCGACATGCTGCGCGAAGCCAAGGACTCGGGCACCGAGATGGGCAAGATCGTCGCCGACGTCATGGCCAAGGGCCAGCTCGTCACCGACGAGATCGTGATCGGCCTGATCCGCGAAAAGCTCGAAGGCGAGAAGACCGAAGGCTTCATCTTCGACGGCTTCCCGCGCACGCTGGCCCAGGCCGACGCGCTTGCGGATCTGCTGAAGGAGCAGGGCGAAAGCCTCGATGCGGTGATCGAGATGCGCGTCGATGACAGCGCGCTCGTCCAGCGGATCACGGCACGCTCGACCTGCGGGAATTGCGGTGAGGTCTACAACGACGTCACGAAGCCGATCCCCGAGGACGGCGTCTGCACGAGCTGCGGTCAGAAGGCGGAGTTCAAGCGCCGCGCCGACGACAACGAGGACAGCCTCAAGCAGCGGCTTCTGGAATACTACAAGAAGACCTCGCCGCTGATCGGGTATTACTACGCGAAAGAGCAGCTTTCGGTTGTCGATGGTCTGGGCGAAATCGATGAGGTCCGGGCCGCAATCGCAGGTGTTCTCGACGCCTGA
- the rplO gene encoding 50S ribosomal protein L15 gives MKLHELRDNEGATKRKKRVGRGPGSGLGKMGGRGIKGQKSRSGVAINGYEGGQMPLYQRLPKRGFNKPNRKSFAVVNLGMIEKFIEAGKLDASATIDEDTLVASGLVRRKLDGIRVLAKGDISSKVTLDVTGASKSAVAAVEKAGGALKTAQAAE, from the coding sequence ATGAAACTGCATGAATTGCGCGATAACGAAGGCGCCACGAAACGCAAGAAGCGCGTGGGCCGTGGCCCGGGTTCCGGCCTCGGCAAGATGGGTGGCCGCGGTATCAAGGGTCAGAAGTCCCGCTCGGGTGTGGCCATCAATGGCTACGAGGGTGGCCAGATGCCGCTCTACCAGCGTCTTCCCAAGCGCGGCTTCAACAAGCCGAACCGCAAGTCCTTTGCTGTCGTGAACCTCGGCATGATCGAGAAGTTCATCGAGGCAGGCAAGCTCGACGCCTCCGCCACGATCGACGAGGACACGCTGGTCGCATCGGGCCTCGTGCGCCGCAAGCTTGACGGCATCCGTGTTCTCGCGAAGGGCGACATCTCCTCGAAGGTAACGCTGGACGTGACCGGTGCGTCGAAGTCCGCGGTCGCTGCGGTCGAAAAGGCCGGCGGCGCGCTCAAGACGGCTCAGGCGGCCGAATAA
- the rpsK gene encoding 30S ribosomal protein S11, whose amino-acid sequence MARDTRRGGKKKVSKNIAAGVAHVNSSFNNTKILISDVQGNAISWSSAGTMGFKGSRKSTPYAAQLAAEDAGRKAQEHGVKTLEVEVQGPGSGRESALRALAAAGFNITSIRDVTPIAHNGCRPPKRRRV is encoded by the coding sequence ATGGCACGAGATACCCGTCGCGGAGGCAAGAAGAAGGTCTCCAAGAACATCGCAGCTGGCGTCGCGCATGTGAATTCCAGCTTCAACAACACCAAGATCCTGATCTCGGATGTGCAGGGCAACGCGATCTCCTGGTCGTCTGCCGGCACGATGGGCTTCAAGGGTTCGCGCAAGTCGACGCCTTACGCCGCTCAGCTCGCCGCTGAGGATGCAGGCCGCAAGGCGCAGGAGCACGGCGTCAAGACCCTTGAGGTCGAGGTGCAGGGCCCCGGTTCCGGCCGCGAAAGCGCGCTGCGTGCTCTGGCTGCCGCAGGCTTCAACATCACGTCGATCCGTGACGTGACGCCCATCGCGCATAACGGATGCCGCCCGCCCAAGCGTCGCCGCGTCTGA
- the rpsN gene encoding 30S ribosomal protein S14, translating to MAKKSMVEREKKRQRLVAKYAEKRAALKEIANDESKPMEERFKARLKLAELPRNSSPTRLHNRCQLTGRPHAYYRKLKISRIMLRELGSQGLLPGMVKSSW from the coding sequence ATGGCTAAGAAATCCATGGTTGAACGCGAAAAGAAGCGCCAGCGCCTCGTGGCCAAGTATGCCGAGAAGCGCGCCGCGCTGAAAGAAATCGCGAACGACGAATCGAAGCCCATGGAAGAGCGTTTCAAGGCGCGGCTGAAGCTTGCTGAGCTTCCCCGCAACAGCTCGCCCACCCGGCTTCACAACCGCTGCCAGCTGACGGGGCGTCCGCACGCCTATTACCGCAAGCTGAAGATCAGCCGGATCATGCTCCGCGAGCTCGGCTCGCAGGGCCTGCTTCCCGGCATGGTCAAGTCGAGCTGGTAA
- the rpmD gene encoding 50S ribosomal protein L30 gives MAKTIVVKQIGSPIRRPEKQRQTLIGLGLNKMHKTRELEDTPSVRGMIRKIPHLVEIVEERG, from the coding sequence ATGGCAAAGACCATCGTCGTGAAGCAGATCGGCAGCCCGATCCGTCGCCCCGAGAAGCAGCGCCAGACGCTGATCGGCCTCGGGCTCAACAAGATGCACAAGACCCGCGAGCTGGAGGATACCCCCTCGGTCCGCGGCATGATCCGCAAGATCCCGCATCTCGTCGAGATCGTCGAAGAGCGCGGCTGA
- the rpsS gene encoding 30S ribosomal protein S19 — translation MTRSVWKGPFVDAYVLKKAEASRESGRNEVIKIWSRRSTILPQFVGLTFGVYNGRKHVPVNVTEDMIGQKFGEYSPTRTYYGHAADKKAKRK, via the coding sequence ATGACACGTTCCGTATGGAAAGGCCCCTTCGTGGATGCCTACGTCCTCAAGAAGGCCGAGGCGTCGCGCGAATCCGGGCGCAATGAAGTCATCAAGATCTGGTCGCGCCGCTCGACGATCCTGCCCCAGTTCGTGGGCCTGACGTTCGGCGTCTACAACGGTCGCAAGCACGTTCCCGTCAACGTGACCGAGGACATGATCGGCCAGAAGTTCGGGGAATACTCCCCCACCCGCACCTATTACGGGCATGCGGCGGACAAGAAAGCCAAGAGGAAGTAA
- the rplF gene encoding 50S ribosomal protein L6, with amino-acid sequence MSRIGKAPVELPSGVSASLSGQTIEVKGPKGTQSFTATDDVTITIGDDAVTVTPRGKSKRARQQWGMTRTIVANLVHGVQNTFKKELEIQGVGYRAQVQGNVLKLNLGLSHDVNFPIPDGVTVTAAKPTEITVEGHDLQQVGQVAANIRDWRRPEPYKGKGIRYKGEYIFQKEGKKK; translated from the coding sequence ATGTCTCGTATTGGTAAGGCACCGGTCGAACTGCCCTCGGGGGTCTCCGCGTCCCTGTCGGGTCAGACGATCGAAGTGAAGGGCCCCAAGGGCACGCAGAGCTTCACCGCGACGGATGACGTCACCATCACCATCGGCGACGATGCCGTGACGGTGACGCCGCGCGGCAAGTCCAAGCGTGCGCGTCAGCAGTGGGGGATGACCCGCACCATCGTGGCGAACCTCGTCCACGGTGTGCAGAACACCTTCAAGAAAGAGCTGGAAATCCAGGGCGTGGGTTACCGCGCGCAGGTTCAGGGCAATGTCCTGAAGCTGAACCTGGGCCTGTCTCACGACGTCAACTTCCCCATTCCGGACGGTGTGACCGTCACTGCGGCCAAACCCACGGAGATCACGGTCGAAGGCCACGATCTCCAGCAGGTCGGCCAGGTGGCAGCCAACATTCGCGACTGGCGGCGTCCCGAGCCCTACAAGGGCAAGGGCATCCGCTATAAGGGCGAATACATCTTCCAGAAGGAAGGCAAGAAGAAGTAA
- the rplX gene encoding 50S ribosomal protein L24, whose protein sequence is MAAKLRKGDKVVVLAGKDKGKEGEITSVDPKSGKAVVDGVNMAIRHVRQSQMNQGGRQPKAMPVDLSNLAIVDKNGKATRVGFREEDGKKVRFAKTTGDVI, encoded by the coding sequence ATGGCTGCGAAACTCCGCAAAGGTGACAAGGTCGTCGTGCTTGCCGGCAAGGACAAGGGCAAGGAAGGTGAAATCACCTCCGTCGACCCGAAATCCGGCAAGGCCGTTGTCGATGGCGTGAACATGGCCATCCGCCACGTGCGCCAGAGCCAGATGAACCAGGGCGGCCGCCAGCCCAAGGCGATGCCCGTCGATTTGTCGAACCTCGCCATCGTCGACAAGAACGGCAAGGCAACCCGCGTCGGCTTCCGTGAGGAAGACGGCAAGAAGGTCCGCTTCGCCAAGACCACGGGGGACGTGATCTGA
- the rplE gene encoding 50S ribosomal protein L5 gives MLDTANYTPRLRALFDAEIKAKMKEEFGYTNDLMIPRLDKIVLNIGCGAEAVRDSKKAKSAQEDLTKIAGQLAVVTKAKKSIAGFRVREDMPLGAKVTLRQAKMYEFLDRLVTIAMPRIRDFRGLKPSFDGRGNFAMGIKEHIVFPEIDFDKVDEVWGMDINITTTAKTDAEAKALLKHFNMPFNA, from the coding sequence ATGCTCGATACCGCGAATTACACCCCGCGCCTCCGCGCGCTCTTCGATGCCGAGATCAAGGCGAAGATGAAGGAAGAGTTCGGTTACACGAACGACCTCATGATCCCGCGTCTCGACAAGATCGTCCTGAACATAGGCTGTGGTGCCGAGGCTGTTCGTGACAGCAAGAAGGCGAAATCGGCTCAGGAAGACCTGACCAAGATCGCCGGTCAGCTGGCCGTCGTCACCAAGGCGAAGAAGTCCATCGCGGGCTTTCGCGTCCGTGAGGACATGCCGCTCGGTGCCAAGGTCACGCTGCGTCAGGCCAAGATGTACGAATTCCTGGATCGTCTCGTGACGATCGCAATGCCCCGCATCCGCGACTTCCGCGGCCTGAAGCCCAGCTTCGACGGTCGTGGCAACTTCGCCATGGGCATCAAGGAACACATCGTCTTCCCCGAAATCGATTTCGACAAGGTCGACGAGGTCTGGGGCATGGACATCAACATCACCACGACCGCGAAGACCGACGCGGAAGCCAAGGCGCTGTTGAAGCATTTCAACATGCCGTTCAACGCGTAA
- the rpsQ gene encoding 30S ribosomal protein S17: MPKRILTGTVTSTANAQTVTVSVERRFKHPVLQKTIRKSKKYRAHDEAEKFTVGDSVRIIECAPKSKSKRWEVIAE, from the coding sequence ATGCCCAAGCGTATCCTTACTGGCACCGTGACCTCGACGGCGAATGCCCAGACCGTGACGGTCTCGGTCGAGCGTCGCTTCAAGCACCCCGTGCTGCAGAAGACGATCCGGAAGTCGAAGAAGTACCGTGCTCACGACGAGGCGGAAAAATTCACGGTCGGCGACAGCGTGCGCATCATCGAATGCGCGCCCAAGTCGAAATCCAAACGCTGGGAAGTGATTGCCGAATAA
- the rplR gene encoding 50S ribosomal protein L18, translated as MANSKRDLFQKRRLRVRSKLRKSNAGRARLSVHRSNKNISVQLIDDVQGVTLASASSLEKDLGVVGKNNVEAAAKIGTAIAERAKKAGVEQAYFDRGGFLYHGRVKALADAAREAGLKI; from the coding sequence ATGGCAAACAGCAAAAGAGATCTGTTCCAGAAGCGCCGCCTGCGCGTCCGGAGCAAACTTCGCAAGTCGAATGCCGGGCGTGCGCGCCTCTCGGTGCATCGCTCGAACAAGAACATCAGCGTTCAGCTGATCGACGATGTGCAGGGCGTGACCCTGGCCTCGGCCTCCAGCCTCGAGAAGGATCTGGGCGTCGTCGGCAAGAACAACGTCGAGGCGGCCGCCAAGATCGGCACTGCCATTGCAGAGCGCGCCAAGAAGGCGGGCGTCGAGCAGGCCTATTTCGACCGCGGTGGTTTCCTCTACCACGGTCGCGTCAAGGCGCTGGCTGACGCAGCACGCGAAGCAGGTCTGAAGATCTGA
- a CDS encoding 2OG-Fe(II) oxygenase family protein, with protein MAQIRSLFPTRLYQAPLSAHGPAVDAAEMEASCYSIAEDDEAGQDWCEANDYPGYTSYASLTDLPWRFPIFADVVKALDAHVAAFAEDLGFDLGDKALVLEDLWINILPEGGFHSSHIHPHSVISGTTYVAMPEGTSALKLEDPRLPMMMAAPVRKKDVREELKSFVYVAPAVGDVLLWESWLRHEVPMNASEDERISVSFNYKWE; from the coding sequence ATGGCCCAGATCAGATCGCTCTTCCCAACCCGTCTCTATCAAGCGCCCCTGTCCGCGCACGGCCCCGCCGTCGATGCCGCGGAAATGGAGGCGTCGTGCTATTCCATCGCCGAGGATGACGAGGCGGGGCAGGACTGGTGCGAGGCCAATGATTACCCGGGCTACACCTCCTATGCTTCGCTGACCGACCTGCCGTGGCGGTTTCCGATCTTTGCGGATGTGGTGAAGGCGCTCGACGCCCATGTCGCGGCCTTTGCGGAGGATCTGGGCTTTGATCTGGGCGACAAGGCCCTCGTGCTGGAGGATCTGTGGATCAACATCCTGCCCGAGGGCGGTTTTCATTCCAGCCATATCCACCCGCATTCGGTGATTTCCGGCACGACCTACGTGGCGATGCCCGAGGGGACCTCTGCGCTGAAGCTCGAGGATCCGCGCCTGCCGATGATGATGGCCGCACCGGTTCGGAAAAAAGACGTGCGCGAGGAGCTGAAGAGCTTCGTCTATGTCGCCCCCGCGGTGGGCGATGTGCTGCTTTGGGAAAGCTGGCTCAGGCACGAGGTGCCGATGAATGCCAGCGAGGACGAGCGGATTTCGGTGAGCTTCAATTACAAGTGGGAGTGA